The Mauremys mutica isolate MM-2020 ecotype Southern chromosome 1, ASM2049712v1, whole genome shotgun sequence genome has a segment encoding these proteins:
- the LOC123348464 gene encoding caspase recruitment domain-containing protein 10-like isoform X2, producing the protein MRGPEDAPGQADSPAEEEQEEEEVLWEKIESVRHQLTRSLNPAKLTPYLRQCRVIDEQDEEEVLSSCRFPYKSNRTGHLMDILRCRGKRGYEAFLESLEFYYPEHFTRLTGREPAQRCSMILDEEGPEGLTQFLMLEVKKVRAQRKEHLVREHQLKEKNQALEEEQTRLRQRLQELLKVQERCQRLREEWESNSMELLRLKDENYMLAMRYAQLCEEKNLAVLRSRDLQLVVDQLKCKVSSLEEECRLLRKHASAAPQREAEERGQPDTVPELQAENQRLTASLQELQSMLQAANEAQVPGSQRILLDILEHDWKESQDERQELCQKLHSLQNELQWAEELRDKYLQEVENLQLKHQTLQKDCDLYKHRMNTVLSQLEEIEKERDQAIQNRDRVQLQYSQSLVEKDQYRKRVRALEEERDELRSKFSQVEGVESTLEAQLQQCQGNRDVGMTVGTSSYSLRSNFSSTWSLSDNPYPLGNGVMDTLGVPAITFPGDSTHHSMEVTPESEKDINRLSTFPFPPCAGSILRRQREDGSVPFKSLSCGSFGSMEDITGSVSTTVSSAGLSSLSSSACTRMKSEICLSAISDQKELIRSLVVQLSSMDHLTNPVPQHRGLGGDISILGGNRTGIYVQWVKPGSEAESTGLREGCRLLELRGTLPNGQVLSLENCTREVAYLSLLHWDDPAGLIFLPDMQGYQPLKEALEEGKKVTGDSFYVRTNLTFLEQSDPCSLCVKCREILHVTDTMHKGRLEWYCARVDPLTLRDLDKGTVPNYSRAHQLLKVQEKGQVPGWQRGCRSNLKKRTLGQLRLVKSKSPGEPPRQLLLDPCPDPDRSPKPYSLVRPLVVEAPRPVVLSPDCIAPRLIRNLLDLPTSRLDFHLCPAGEQEQSETLANDEPAATPSQENCVAPGSLQDQRESRRIRTIQECISKNKHCLLELGLQRVRDLIKSEIYPIIIHVEVTEKNVRGLRSLLQKPGQRDSDVVKLCQSAEQALHALPCSWACVDAQSWCHAEELVKVVRRCIFQEQNKVVWVEDGEL; encoded by the exons ATGAGGG GCCCTGAGGATGCACCAGGCCAGGCCGACAGCCCtgcagaggaggagcaggaggaggaggaggtgttgTGGGAGAAGATTGAGAGTGTGCGGCACCAGCTGACCCGATCCTTGAACCCAGCAAAGCTGACGCCCTACCTGCGCCAGTGCCGTGTGATAGACGAGCAGGATGAGGAGGAGGTGCTGAGCTCATGCAGGTTCCCATACAAAAGCAATCGCACAG GACACTTGATGGATATCCTTCGATGTCGAGGAAAGCGAGGCTATGAAGCCTTCCTAGAATCCCTGGAGTTTTATTACCCAGAGCACTTTACCCGGCTGACAGGGAGGGAGCCAGCGCAGCGCTGCTCTATGATCCTAG ATGAGGAGGGCCCTGAGGGTCTGACCCAGTTCCTCATGTTGGAGGTGAAGAAGGTGAGGGCACAAAGGAAAGAGCACCTGGTGAGAGAGCACCAGTTAAAGGAGAAGAACCAGGCCCTGGAGGAGGAGCAGACCCGGCTGaggcagaggctgcaggagcTGCTGAAGGTGCAGGAGCGATGCCAGAGGCTGCGGGAGGAGTGGGAATCCAACAGCATGGAGCTGCTGCGGCTGAAGGATGAGAACTACATGCTGGCCATGCGCTATGCACAGCTGTGTGAGGAGAAGAACCTGGCCGTGCTGCGGAGCCGGGACCTTCAGCTGGTG gtAGACCAGCTGAAATGTAAAGTTAGCAGCCTGGAGGAGGAGTGCAGGCTGCTGAGGAAACATGCGTCCGCTGCGCCCCAGCGAGAGGCAGAGGAACGGGGTCAGCCTGACACAGTGCCTGAGCTGCAGGCCGAGAACCAGAGGCTGACGGCctcactccaggagctgcagagcatgCTGCAG GCAGCGAATGAGGCCCAGGTGCCGGGCTCCCAGCGGATCCTCCTGGACATTCTGGAGCATGACTGGAAGGAATCACAGGATGAACGGCAGGAGCTGTGCCAGAAGCTCCACTCCCTGCAGAACGAGCTGCAGTGGGCTGAGGAACTAAGGGATAAG TacctgcaggaggtggagaaccTGCAGCTGAAGCACCAGACTCTGCAGAAAGATTGTGATCTGTACAAACACCGGATGAACACGGTGCTGTCTCAGCTGGAGGAGATCGAGAAGGAGAGGGATCAG GCTATCCAGAACCGAGATAGGGTGCAGCTGCAGTACTCCCAGAGCCTAGTCGAGAAAGACCAGTACCGCAAACGGGTTCGGgccctggaggaggagagagatgagCTTCGGAGCAAATTCAGCCAGGTGGAAGGTGTGGAGAGCACTCTGgaggcacagctgcagcaatGCCAAGGCAACCGGGATGTGGGCATGACG GTGGGCACCTCCTCCTACTCCCTCCGCTCCAACTTCAGCAGCACCTGGAGCCTGAGCGATAACCCCTACCCCCTGGGGAATGGAGTCATGGACACGCTGGGTGTCCCCGCCATCACCTTTCCAGGGGACTCCACGCACCACAGCATG GAGGTGACTCCAGAAAGCGAGAAGGACATTAACCGCCTTTCCACCTTCCCCTTCCCGCCCTGTGCTGGCTCCATCCTCCGACGGCAGCGGGAAGATGGATCCGTGCCCTTCAAAAG CCTGTCCTGCGGGTCTTTTGGCAGCATGGAGGACATCACAG GGAGTGTGAGCACTACTGTTTCATCGGCCGGTCTCTCCTCCCTTTCCAGCAGTGCGTGCACCAGGATGAAGTCAGAGATCTGCTTGTCCGCCATCTCTGACCAGAAGGAGCTCATCAG ATCCCTGGTGGTGCAGCTGTCTAGCATGGATCACCTGACCaacccagtgccccagcacaggGGGCTTGGAGGGGACATCTCCATCCTGGGGGGGAACAGAACAGGGATTTATGTCCAGTGGGTGAAGCCAGGTTCAGAAGCTGAGAGTACAGGACTGCGCGAGGGCTGCCGGCTCCTAGAG CTGAGAGGGACTTTGCCGAATGGGCAGGTGCTGTCCCTGGAAAACTGCACACGGGAGGTAGCTTACCTGAGCCTGCTGCACTGGGATGACCCAGCTGGTCTCATCTTCTTGCCTGACATGCAAG GGTACCAGCCTCTCAAGGAGGCCCtagaagaagggaagaaagtgacTGGAGACTCCTTCTATGTGCGTACCAATCTGACCTTCCTGGAGCAGTCTGACCCCTGCTCCCTGTGCGTCAAGTGTCGGGAGATCCTGCATGTCACTGACACCATGCACAAGGGGCGGCTGGAGTGGTACTGTGCCCGCGTTGACCCCCTGACACTGCGGGACCTGGACAAGGGAACAGTGCCTAATTACAGCAG ggctCACCAGCTTTTGAAGGTACAGGAGAAAGGCCAAGTGCCAGGCTGGCAGAGGGGCTGCAGGAGTAAT CTGAAGAAACGGACCCTGGGCCAACTGCGGCTGGTGAAATCCAAATCGCCCGGGGAGCCTCCTCGGCAGCTGCTGCTGGACCCCTGCCCAG ACCCAGACAGGAGCCCAAAGCCCTACAGCCTTGTGCGTCCCCTGGTGGTGGAGGCCCCTCGCCCGGTGGTGCTCTCCCCTGACTGCATAGCCCCCAGGCTCATCAGGAACCTGTTGGACCTGCCTACCTCGCGTCTGGACTTTCACCTGTGCCCAGCTGGTGAGCAGGAGCAATCAG AGACCCTGGCTAATGACGAGCCAGCTGCTACCCCTTCCCAGGAGAACTGTGTGGCTCCAGGTTCCCTCCAGGACCAGAGGGAGAGCAGGAGGATCCGCACCATCCAGGAGTGCATCAGCAAG AATAAACACtgcctgctggagctgggcctccAGAGGGTGAGGGATCTAATTAAAAGTGAAATATACCCCATCATTATCCACGTGGAGGTCACCGAGAAGAACGTCAGGGGACTCAG GAGCTTACTGCAGAAGCCAGGCCAACGTGACTCTGATGTGGTGAAGCTTTGCCAGAGCGCTGAACAGGCTCTccacgccctgccctgctcatGGGCCTGTGTGGATGCCCAGTCCTGGTGCCATGCTGAGGAGCTGGTGAAAGTAGTGCGGCGCTGCATCTTCCAGGAGCAGAACAAGGTCGTGTGGGTTGAGGATGGCGAGCTGTGA